TTTGGCCAATAAACCAATTAGCATAATTAGACTGATTTGTAAAAATATATTATTGTCTATGCCAAATAGCTGAGCGAATAAAAATGCTCCCGACAAACCGATAGGTAATGGTAATAATACAGCAAAAGGTAAAATATAACTTTCGTATTGTGCTGCTAATAAAAAGTAGACAAACACTAGACATAAAATAAAAATATAAACTGTCTGGTTTCCGCTATTTACCTCTTCGCGACTTAAGCCTGCAAACTCATACCCAAATTGTTTAGGTAAAGCTTGGTTAGCTACTTCTTGAATCGCTTTTACTGCATCACCAGAACTATAACCAGGAGCTGGCACACCGGTAATATTTGCAGCAGTATTCAGGTTAAATCTTCTAATAAACTCAGAGCCGTATACTTTTTTAAGCGTGACAAATTGCGTAATCGGAGCCATTTCGCCACTATTTACTTTTACCAATATTGATTGTAAGTCTTCTGGTTTGGCTCTAAAACTCGCTTTAGATTGAACCATTACCCGATACTGTTTATTAAATCGGTTAAAATCCGAAGCATATATTCCGCCGTAATAACCTTGCATTACACTTAATACATTATCTGGTGAGATGCCCGACATTTCGCATTTTGCAATATCGACTTCAAGCTCAAACTGAGGAAAATTATTATTGAAAGAAGTAGTTGCATACAGAATTTCTGGACGCTGATTAATAAGCCCAAGATAGTTTTGGATAACACCACTAAACTGATCCATGTTATTGGCTGTACGATCTTGTAGGTTAAACTCAAAACCGTTAGTGCTTCCGAAGCCTTGCAATGTTGGTGCTGCAAAAAATATAATGTTAGCACCATTAATTCCGGCTGTTTTGTAAAACAAATTATTTACTACACTTTCTATACCTTGTCCTTCTTCTTCTCTTTCTTCCCAAGATTTTAGTCTAATAAAAAATGCACCATAAGAGCCTCCTGCACCGCTTATTAAATCTTGTCCTGCTAATCTGGTAGATGATTCTACTTCTGGTACTGTTCTTATAATACTATCTACTTCATCTATTAATGCTTCAGTACGCTCCAAAGAAGTAGATGGTGGTAAAATGATATTTCCGAATATTGCTCTACTGTCTTCGGCAGGGACAAACCCTGTAGGTGTATTTTTTATTAATAGCCATGATAAAGCAGTAAAAAAGACGATACTTCCTAAGGCCAACCATTTTTGCCCAATTAAAAACCGGACACCTCTTACATATTTAAAGGTTATGGCTGTAAAAGCATTATTAAAACCTTTGTAAAATCTATGTAGAAAACCTTTATCAGCATGTTCATCATGTGGCTTCAAGAAAATAGCACATAAAGCTGGGCTTAAGGTTAAGGCATTTATTGCTGAAATTACAATCGCAATCGCGAGTGTTAAACCAAATTGTTTATAAAATACCCCTGTTGAACCACTAATAAATGATACTGGTACAAACACAGCAGACATTACTAATGTAATTGAAATAATAGCTGTACTTATCTCACTCATCGCATGCTGAGTGGCTTTTTTTGCAGATTTAGAACCCTGATCTAATTTGGCGTGTACAGCTTCAACTACAACAATTGCATCATCTACCACAATACCTATAGCAAGTACCAAAGCGAATAAAGTCAATAAGTTGATGGTAAAACCAAAAATCTTTAAAAAGAAAAACGTACCTATAATGGCTACTGGAACCGAAATAGCAGGTATTAGTGTAGATCTAAAATCTTGTAAGAAGATAAATACTACTATAAATACTAGAATAAAAGCTTCTATCAGTGTATGAATTACTTTATCTATAGATGCATTTAGAAATTCATTAGCATTTAAAAATGGCACATAGTGAATACCCGATGGAAAGTCTTTTGAACTTGCTTCAATAATTTTTTTACATTCTTCAATCAGCTCATAAGCGTTTGAACCTGCCGTTTGGCTAATTGCTATAGAAGTACTCGGATACCCCGATGTTTTAGAGCTACTATTATAATCTAAAGCACCTAGTTTTACATCTGCAATGTCGTCTAATCGTAATACATCTCCACTATTATTAGCCCGAATAATAATATTGCCAAACTCTTCTGCTGTTTTTAATCGCCCTTTGTATTTAATAGTATATTGAAAAGACTGATTGGCATTTACCCCAAATTTTCCGGGAGCTGCTTCTATATTTTGTTGTCTTAGTTTGGCAATTACATCATTGGGTACCAAACCGTAAGATGCCATTACATCGGGTTTTAACCAAATACGCATGGCATAATCTCTAGCTCCGTAAATAAAGGCATCGCCTATTCCATTTACCCTTTTTAACTTAGGCAATATGTTTAAGCTCACATAATTCTGAATAAAATTCTGATCGTAGTTTGATTTGGTACTGTAAATACTAAAGATATACACCAAACTACTTTGCTTTTTACTGGTCGAAACACCTGATCGAATTACTTCTTCTGGCAGTAAGTTAGTTGCTTTGTTCACTCTATTTTGAACATTCATTGCTGCCAAATCAGGATCGGTGCCTAATTTGAAATAGATAGTAATTGTCGCACTACCATCATTTCCAGCAGTAGAAGTCATATACTGCATGTTTTCTACCCCATTAATTTGTTCTTCTAATGGAATGAGTACACTATTTCTTACCACATCGGCATTGGCACCTTGGTAAGAAGCAGTAACTTCTATAGTAGGTGGCGCAATATCTGGATATTGAGATATAGGCAGTGTGATGATGCCCAGCACTCCTAAAATCACAATTATCACTGAGATAACTGTGGATAAAACTGGTTTATCTATAAAATTCTTTAACATAATTTTTTGATTAAGGCATAAGTATTCCAGCATTACATAGGCTTATGTAATTCATTTTCTTATTGCCATTTTTACTTAGTTTCTTATTATTTTAGGCTGTATCTCCATGCTATCTCTCAAGTTTCCAGCACCTTCATATATAATTACGTCACCAGAAGAAAGCCCATTGGTAACCACAAAATTATTCTCAGTCGAATTATTTAGTGTATGAATCTCCGTAGTGTATACCTTGTTATCTTCCACTTTTAATACCATCCTTTTATCTTGCATTTCGAAGGTAGACTTTTGAGGTACTAATATGGCAGAAGCTAATTTTTGTGGTATAATAATATTACAACTACCACCACTGCGAATTTTTTTATCTTCATTATTAAAAGTAGCTCTAAACCTAGCCGAACCTGTTGCTTGATTTAATACACCACTCACAGATGTTATTGATCCCTCCTCACCAAGAACATTTCCGTTTGATAATTGCAAGTTTACCTTTGGAAAGTTTTTGAGTTTTTCTTCAATAGTATTTCCCTCATGTGAAGCATAGAAATTTAGAAATTCCCTTTCATCCATTGAAAAATAAGCATGTATCTTATCGATATTAGAAATGATGGTCAATGGTGTTTGTAATTGAGGATTAACCAAACTACCAGTTCTATAGGCAATGGTTCCCACTACTCCATCTACAGGACTTTTTATAATGGTATAGCCCAAATCCGTTTTAGCGCGGGTAAGTGCCGACTTTTTTGCCTCTAAAGCCAACTCTGCTGCTTCTAGCTCATAAGTATTTATAATTCCTTCTACAACCAATGGTTTGGCTTTTTCTACTTGTATTTGAGCGTTTTTTACATCTACTTCTGCGGCTTTAAGTAATTCGGCATATTGTGGCGCATTAATTTTAAAGAGTAAATCTCCCTTTTTTACCACTGCGCCTTCGTCTATATATATTTCTTCTATATAACCTTCTATCTTTGGTCTAATGTCTATATCTTCCTGCCCTTCAATAATTGCAGGAAAAGTCTTGGTTAAAACTGTTTCTTGTGAATTAACCTTTAGTACAGTATATTCTGGTACTTGGTTTACAGGAGCATTACTCTCTTTTTGGCAAGACCAAATCGGAATAATACATATCAGTAATAAGCTTACTCTGGTAAGTACAACATTATTTTGCATGATTTTTTGTTTTACGATTTTAAAAAAGGACATACTATTCCACTTCTAGAAAGCAATAATTTTTTCTAGTTTCTCTCTATGAGATCAAAAATTAACTTCAGAATTAGTTAGTGAACATAAAGCGATTAATCCCTAACATATACAATATTTATTGAATACTACATGCCAAAAAGCTTTATATATCTTGCCTTTTATTTTTGATTAAAATATAGAATCTCTACACACTATATAAAATACAGAGTAATAGATTAGTGATGTTAGTATAAGCATAATTTTTAAGCGTATACTTTCACATAAAAATTATAGAAAATCTAACTTGTTTAGTAAATGCTGTATTTAGAATTGCGGATTTTATTAATAGATAAATGCTTTTTTATTTTCGCACTTATTATTTGATTGCGTGTTTATTAAAATAGTTGAAATCAACAACTTTCTTTACTCACAACAGCATAATTCCATCATAAAAGATTTATACGATTTTGCTTCGTGATTCACATTGCCATTATTATCACTTTCTTTAAAAGCATCAAATTTATATGCTACATTTGGGTGTTTATGGTTCATGACATGTTGATTTGAGGTTTATGTTTTTTTATTTTTTTTCAAAAGTAGTATATTTACTTAATAAACCAAATAAATACTTTGTTTATTATGAATAATAAAATGCAAGAAAACGAAAGAGCCATTTGGATAATAAAAAACAATGGAGAACAAACCATTAAAGAGATGGCTAAACATCTTGGAATTACGGTAGAAGGAGCAAGATTTCAGCTTTTAAAATTAGCTAGCGAAGGTTTTGTGAAACAAGAAAACCGCTCTAAAGGAAGAGGTAGACCACAACAAGTTTGGTCACTCACTGAAAAAGGGCAAAGCAGGTTTCCTGATAAACACTCTAAACTAACAGTGATGCTTATTGAAAAAATTAGAAAAACATTAGGCAATGAAGCCCTTCAAAATATTATTGCATCAACTGGAGAAGATCACATTAATGATTATAAAAAGTATATTGCTGATGATGATTCTTTGGAAGCTAAAGTTCAAAAACTGGTTTCTATAAGAGAATCTGAGGGCTATATGGCTGACTATATTAAAAATGCTGAAGATAATTACTTACTAATAGAGAACCATTGTCCGATTTGTGAAGCGGCTAAAGCTTGCCAAGGATTTTGTAAAGCTGAATTAAACGTTTTTCAGACAATTCTGGGAGAAAGAGTGAATGTCGAAAGAGTAGATCATGTTTTAGCAGGAGCACGACGTTGCGCTTACACAATTAAAAAGTTGTAATTAGTAAGAATTTGTTTTTTGAGAATAAGTTTGAATTTCATAATTCTTCGTTTGAATATTATTACCTAACCAATTTGGTTGTAGTAATAACTTTCTACTGTACGATTCACTTTCTATCTTTATGAAGTATAATCCACGTTAAATATTAATTATCCTACATTTTTCACTATTCCTGATAAATAAGTGAACAGATTTACAGTTTATTTGATGTTTGTTCATATTGTATATATACCCTTATGGCAAGACCTATTTTTTACTTTCAATCACTTAAATCATTTGATATATGGACTATAGGGTTTTATATCCTTTTCACAATTAGTTTGTTTTCAATGATTGATCTTAATAAGGATATAGATATAATTAATGTGTATTCACTATCCACACAACTGTGTCTTTACTCATTTTGCTATAAATCACTTAGAAATTTAAGCGTCTACTTCATCTGGATAGCTATTGGGATTTTTCATCTCTTTATGTATTTCAATCTTAAAGATGATATGATACATTCTGCGATATCACTCCGCAATACATTCCTTTTTCAGGTGTTTCGCTTTTTAAGTGCTAAAATTCAGGGTCAAGAACTTGTATGTCCAAGTAGAGGCGGGACTACTGATTTATTTGGTGAAAGAAAAGTCAACGAGTTAGATTATTTATGTTTCTTTATTTACGTTGGATGTACATTTTTCTTTATTAATTAGAAAAAAAGACTATAATCTATGCCTCAACTAAACATGCTGAAAAACACACCCAGTTATCAATGCACTCATTGAATTTAGAGAAAAGTACAGGAAAAAGATCATTGCTTTCAATGATTTTCTCTTAGCTATAAAACAGGTTATAGTAAGGATAGAATTATTTAAATATTTCCCTTTATATCCTTAAGCAAATAGTTTCTCAAAAACTACTCTTTCAACAGAACAATTTTATTTATCATCAAACTATCTCCCGTGTCTGCAATGGCTTTTAAAAGTAATTTTCCATCATTGCTGTCTTCTCGCATTACATGAAATTTAACCCAAGTCTCCGTATTTTCTGCTATAGATTCAAGTTTAGATTCGCGGCCCTCAAAACTCAAAATACCACTTTTACCTTTTTCATTATGGTCATTAAAACTTACTAAGAGACTACCTAACATCCCTTCAGGACAGTTAATTTGAATTTCTATTTCTGAGCCTTCCCAAACACTATTTTCGCCATCTTTCCATGTTTTATCTGCATTAACTGTATAACTAGTTTCGTTTGCTATTTGAATTTTATCGTTTTTAGTTTCCCAACTGATATGCTGTTTTTCAGTCTCTAAATTTGCAGCCGCATCCACATATAAAATGGCATTATTAAAGGTATCTGTATCTATTACATCGTTAACTTCAACTACTTTTACAAAAGTTGATTTGAGCCAATCGTCTGCAACAACTTGCTGTGGATTAAATGAATCGGAATTCATATATGCTAACAAACTGCTCTTTAACTGTTTGGCAACTGGTTTATCTGCTTCCAAATTATAACCACAAACTAAGAGTTTACCATCTCCGATTTTTAATTCGAAGATAGAACCTACTTTGTTGTTTCTATGGAAATCATCAACTGGTTGTGCTATTGGTTTGTATTGATGTGGCAATTCGTTTAAAATATACCCTTTCGCATCAGCAGAGATAGACTCCCATTGCCAATTACTGTGAAACGAAGTTGGGAAGTTTTCAAACGCAGCGTGTTTTTCGTCTAGTAATAAACCAATATTGGTTTTTCCTTGACCCGGAAAAAAAGTTAATGACCAATACAAAGGATAAAATAATGCTTGTACTGATGTCT
This window of the Chondrinema litorale genome carries:
- a CDS encoding helix-turn-helix transcriptional regulator, with protein sequence MNNKMQENERAIWIIKNNGEQTIKEMAKHLGITVEGARFQLLKLASEGFVKQENRSKGRGRPQQVWSLTEKGQSRFPDKHSKLTVMLIEKIRKTLGNEALQNIIASTGEDHINDYKKYIADDDSLEAKVQKLVSIRESEGYMADYIKNAEDNYLLIENHCPICEAAKACQGFCKAELNVFQTILGERVNVERVDHVLAGARRCAYTIKKL
- a CDS encoding efflux RND transporter permease subunit produces the protein MLKNFIDKPVLSTVISVIIVILGVLGIITLPISQYPDIAPPTIEVTASYQGANADVVRNSVLIPLEEQINGVENMQYMTSTAGNDGSATITIYFKLGTDPDLAAMNVQNRVNKATNLLPEEVIRSGVSTSKKQSSLVYIFSIYSTKSNYDQNFIQNYVSLNILPKLKRVNGIGDAFIYGARDYAMRIWLKPDVMASYGLVPNDVIAKLRQQNIEAAPGKFGVNANQSFQYTIKYKGRLKTAEEFGNIIIRANNSGDVLRLDDIADVKLGALDYNSSSKTSGYPSTSIAISQTAGSNAYELIEECKKIIEASSKDFPSGIHYVPFLNANEFLNASIDKVIHTLIEAFILVFIVVFIFLQDFRSTLIPAISVPVAIIGTFFFLKIFGFTINLLTLFALVLAIGIVVDDAIVVVEAVHAKLDQGSKSAKKATQHAMSEISTAIISITLVMSAVFVPVSFISGSTGVFYKQFGLTLAIAIVISAINALTLSPALCAIFLKPHDEHADKGFLHRFYKGFNNAFTAITFKYVRGVRFLIGQKWLALGSIVFFTALSWLLIKNTPTGFVPAEDSRAIFGNIILPPSTSLERTEALIDEVDSIIRTVPEVESSTRLAGQDLISGAGGSYGAFFIRLKSWEEREEEGQGIESVVNNLFYKTAGINGANIIFFAAPTLQGFGSTNGFEFNLQDRTANNMDQFSGVIQNYLGLINQRPEILYATTSFNNNFPQFELEVDIAKCEMSGISPDNVLSVMQGYYGGIYASDFNRFNKQYRVMVQSKASFRAKPEDLQSILVKVNSGEMAPITQFVTLKKVYGSEFIRRFNLNTAANITGVPAPGYSSGDAVKAIQEVANQALPKQFGYEFAGLSREEVNSGNQTVYIFILCLVFVYFLLAAQYESYILPFAVLLPLPIGLSGAFLFAQLFGIDNNIFLQISLIMLIGLLAKNSILIVEFALMHRKSGQSLFVSAIEGAKARLRPILMTSFAFIFGLVPLMLATGAGAVSNRSIGTAAVGGMFIGTVFGIFVIPTLFIIFQTLQERFSGVKTENHK
- a CDS encoding efflux RND transporter periplasmic adaptor subunit, translated to MQNNVVLTRVSLLLICIIPIWSCQKESNAPVNQVPEYTVLKVNSQETVLTKTFPAIIEGQEDIDIRPKIEGYIEEIYIDEGAVVKKGDLLFKINAPQYAELLKAAEVDVKNAQIQVEKAKPLVVEGIINTYELEAAELALEAKKSALTRAKTDLGYTIIKSPVDGVVGTIAYRTGSLVNPQLQTPLTIISNIDKIHAYFSMDEREFLNFYASHEGNTIEEKLKNFPKVNLQLSNGNVLGEEGSITSVSGVLNQATGSARFRATFNNEDKKIRSGGSCNIIIPQKLASAILVPQKSTFEMQDKRMVLKVEDNKVYTTEIHTLNNSTENNFVVTNGLSSGDVIIYEGAGNLRDSMEIQPKIIRN